The genomic window CTCGCCGCTCTTGTGGATGCGGTACCCGAGGGCCACGACGTCGGCCGTGCGGGCATGCTTGATCTTCAGCATCGTGCGCTTACCGGGGGAGTACGGCGCATCGAGCGCCTTGGCGACGACGCCGTCCAGGCCCGCGCCCTCGAACTCCGCCAGCCAGCGACGCGCCCGCGCGGCATCCTCGGTCGTGCGCGTGACGTGCACCGGGTCGGGCACCCCGTGCAGCAGATCCACCAGCTCGGCGCGCCGCGTCGCGAACGGCTCCGCCTGCAGGTCCCGGTCGCCGCGCGCGAGCAGGTCGAACGCGATGAACATCGCCGGGGTCTCGGCAGAGAGCAGGGCGACGCGGGATGCCGCGGGGTGGATCCGCTGCGACAGCGCGGGCCAGTCCAGCCGCTGCGCACCCGGTTCTCCCACCGCGACCACGATCTCGCCGTCCACGAGGCACGGCTCGGGAAGCAGCCGGGCGAACGCCTCGACGAGCTCGGGGAAGTACCGGGTCAGCGGCTTCGCGCCGCGGGAGCCGATCTCGACCTCGTCGCCGTCGAAGGCCACGAGCGCCCGGAACCCGTCCCACTTGGGCTCGAAGCTGTAGCCCGGCGCGCCGGGAACGTCGGGGACGGACTTGGCGAGCATCGGGGCGGGGATGTCGTACATGCGCCCATCCTGCCCGGCGGTGCCGCGCCTCGCCACGGGCGGCTGGTCGCGGCATACTCGGGGGCATGCGCCCGGTCTTCGAGTTCCTCGCCGCGCACCCCGTGCTCACCGTCTTCCTGCTGGTGGGACTGGGCTCCGCCCTCGGCCGCATCCGCATCGCGGGGGTGTCGCTCGGGGCGATCGGGGTGCTCTTCGGGGCGATGGGCCTGACCGCGTGGGCCGTGTCCACCGGCGTGACGATCGAGTTGCCGGCGCTCATCGGCGACACCGGACTGGTGCTCTTCGCCTTCTGCGTGGGGCTCATCGCCGGGCCGAGTTTCGGCCATGCGCTGCGCACCGCCTACCCGCTCCTGCTGGTGGTCGCCGGGTTCCTCGTCGTCGCGGCCGCAGCCGGCTTCGTCCTCGGGCGGGCGATGGGGGTGTCCACGCTCACGATCGCCGGCACCTTCGCCGGTGCGGTGACCAACACCCCGGCGCTCGCCGCCACCGGCGGCAGCCCCGAGGCGACGGTCGGCTACGCCAGCGCCTACGTGTTCGGCGTGGTCGGCCCCATGCTCGCCGTCGGCCTGGCCCTGCGCCACCGCGCGGGCGAGACCGGGGGGCACGTGCCGCTGGTCGACAAGGCGGTGCGCATCGACACGACCGACCGCCCGACGGCGCGCGCGCTGCGCGCCCGGTACGGCGGCCGCATCACGTTCTCACGGCTGCGCACGAAGGGCGGCGGTGCCATGGCGACGGTGGGACCAGACACCGAGATGCCGCCCGGCGGCGTCGTGAACGTCATCGGACCGCAGGATGCCGTCGAGGCCGTCGCCGCCGAGCTCGGCCACACGTCGTCGCTGGACATCGTGCACGACCGCTCGCACCTGGAGTACCGGCGCCTGATCCTGTCGAATCCGCAGCTGGCGGGTCGCACGCTCGCGAGCCTGGGCCTGCGGGAGCGGTTCGGGGCGACCGTCCCCCGGGTGCGCCGCGGCGACGCCGACATCATCGGCGAGGCGTCCCTCGTGCTGCAGCAGGGCGACCGGCTGCAGGTCGTCGCACCGCGTGACGCCATGCCGGCGCTGACGGCGCTGATCGGGGACTCCGAGCGGGGTATCAGCGACATCAACCCCGTCGCCCTCGGGCTCGGCATCGCGCTCGGGCTCGCGATCGGCGCCATCCAGGTGCCGCTCCCCGGCGGGGGAGTGTTCGCGCTGGGGCCGGCGGCCGGCGCCCTCATCGTCGGTCTCGTCTTCGGTCGGGTGCGGCGGATCGGGCCGATCGTGACGACGCTGCCGTCGACGGCGGCGAACGTGCTGTCAGAGGTGGGGCTGGTGATCTTCCTCGCCTACGCCGGTACCAAGGCGGGCTCCCTCATCATCTCGGCCATCACCTCGGGCGAGATCCTGCGACTGCTGCTGCTCGGCTTCGTCATCACCACGATCGTGGTGGCGGGAACCTACCTCGTGGCGCGGCACGCGATGCACACCGGCGGCACCCGGCTGGCGGGGGTGATGGCGGGGACGCTCACCAACCCCGCCCTCCTCGCCTTCGCCAACCTGCGCACCGAGTACGACACGCGGGTCGCGCTGGCCTACACCCTGGTGTACCCCGCGGCGATGGTGGTGAAGATCCTGCTGGCGCAGGTGCTCGTCGCGCTCTGAACCTCGTCAGCGCGACAGCGAGGCCTGCACCCGGCGGGCCACCTCGGCCGCCGGCATCCGCTGCGGGAAGACGGCGACCACGATGTCGTCCTCGGCCGGCGGGCTGGTCGGGGCCACACCGAAGCGCTGCAGGGCGTCGTCGAGGGCGCTGCGCAGCACCGAGACCGGCACCCGCTTCGGTCCCCGCAGCAGCCGGCGCAGCACGTGGTTGTGGACCGCGGTCACCAGCGCGGCGAAACCCACGGCATCGAGCGGGTCGAGGTCGGGGATCGCGCGGCGCAGGTACTCATCGAACAGGCGCTCGTAGCGGAAGACGGTCACGATCTCGCGGTCGCGCAGCGCCGGCACCTGCCGCACCACCGCGTAGCGGCGCCGGGCGAGGTCGGGGTCGGCGGCGAAGTGGCGGTACACCGTCACCGACGCCTCGCAGACCGCCTGCCATGGGTCGGCATGGTCGTCGGCGAGGTAGGCGCGCAGCCGCTCGAGGAGCACCTCGTGGTCGGCGAAGACGACGTCGTCCTTGCCGCCGAACTGCCGGAAGAACGTCGACCGCGACACCCCGGCCGCCTGCGCGATCTGCTCGACCGATGTCGCCTCGAACCCCTGCGCCGCGAACAGATCCAGCGCGGCGGCCACCACGGCAGTGCGCGCGGTGGTCACGGCGTCGGTGTCGCTCATGTCAACGGAGCCTACTGCCCGCCGTGTCAAGCCGTTGAGCCGGTTGCGCGTCCGGGTTTGAGTGGGGCGATGACCGCTCTCTGGAAGCAGGACCCCCGCCCCGTCCCCACCCACCCCTTCGAGCGCGGCGCCCACCACGACGTGGTGATCGTGGGCGCGGGGCTGACCGGACTCAGCACCGGCGTGATGCTCGCACGCGACGGCTTCGACGTCGCGGTGATCGATGCCGGCGACATCGCCTCCGGAGCGAGTGGGTCGAACACCGGAAAGGTGTCGCTGCTGCAGGGGAGCACGCTCTCCACGATCCGCGCCCACCATCCGGCGTCCCTCGTGCACGCCTACGTCGAGGCGAACCGTGCCGGGCAGGAGTGGATCCTCGCCTTCGCGGATGCCGCGGGCGTGCCCCGCACGACCCACACGGCCTACTCCTACGCGCAGTCCGCCGCCGGCGTCGAGACCGTCGACGCCGAGCATGACGCCGCCCGCGAGGCCGGTCTTCCCACCCGCATCGTCACGGCCGACGAGGTCGCGGGCCTGCCCTTCCCCGTCGCCCGTGCCGTCGCGCTGGACGACCAGACCGCTCTCGACCCGGAGGACCTCACCCGGGCGCTCGCCGCGGCGTTCGTCGCCGCGGGCGGGACCCTGCACACCGGGGCGCGCGTGATGGGCATGTCGGTGCTCCCACGACCCGAGGTGCGCACGAGTCTCGGCGAGATGACCGCCGGCCAGGTGGTGCTGGCCACCGGCATCCCCATCGTCGACCGAGGGCTCACCTTCGCGAAGGTCACCGGCAGCAGGTCGTACTGCGTCTCGTTCGACACCCCCGGCCCCGTGCCCGAGGGCCTCTATCTCTCCGTCGACGGCCCCACCCGCTCGGTGCGCCCCGTCGCCGAGCACGGTTCGCGTCTCATCGTCGGCGGCAACGGGCACCCCGTCGGCCGCGCCGACTCGGAGCGCCGACTGGTCGAAGACCTCGTCGCGTGGACGCATCAGTACTTCCCCGGCGCCGAGCCCACGCATCGGTGGTCGGCGCAGGACTACACCTCGCACAACCGCGTCCCCTTCGTCGGGGTGCTGCCCCGAGGGCTCGGTCGCGTGCGCTTCGCCACCGGCTACGCGAAGTGGGGCCTCACGAACGCCCCGTGGGCGGCGCTGCGGCTCGCTGCCGAGATCCGCGGGCAGGCCCGGGAGGAGCTGCCGCAGTGGATGGCGCAGATCGGCACGCGCCTAACGATGCCCGGCGATCTCGGGCGCGGCATCGTGGAGAACGCCAAGGTGGCCGGGGCGGCCGCGCGCGGCTGGGTGGGCGCCGAGCGCACTTCGGTGCCGGTGCCCCGCCCCGCCGAGGGGGAGGGCGTCGTCGCCGAGCGGCGCGGGCGCCCGGTGGGCATCTCGACCGTCGGCGGGGTGACACGCGCGGTGAGCGCGGTGTGCAGCCACCTGGGCGGAGTGGTGGCGTGGAACGACGCGGAGCGCACGTGGGACTGCCCGCTGCACGCCTCGCGCTTCGCCCCGGACGGCACGCGACTGGAAGGGCCTGCGCGCACGGACCTGCCCTGCCTGGCGCAGCGGTCCGACGTGTGACCGGGCGGCGCCGGGTGCTCGCGGCCAGAGTCCGCAGACGCGGGTAGTAGGCTGGGGAATCGGTCGATCTCTCGACATCGAGATTCTTTTTCGGCCCCGAAACCCACCGTCGCCCAGCGAAGGATTGCACGTGGATCTGTACGAGTACCAGGCACGAGACCTATTCGAGAAGTACGAGGTGCCGGTGCTCGCCGGCATCATCGCGGACACCCCTGAGGAGGCGAAGGCGGCAGCCGAGAAGATCGGCGGACTCGTCGTCGTCAAGGCGCAGGTCAAGACCGGCGGCCGCGGCAAGGCCGGCGGCGTCAAGGTCGCCAAGACCCCCGACGACGCGTACGCCGCTGCCGAGGCCATCCTGGGCCTCGACATCAAGGGCCACGTCGTCAAGCGCGTCATGGTCGCCGCCGGCGCCGACATCGCCGAGGAGTTCTACTTCTCGGTGCTGCTGGACCGCTCCAACCGCTCCTACCTGAGCCTCTGCTCGGTCGAGGGCGGCATGGAGATCGAGCAGCTCGCGGTCGAGAAGCCCGAGGCGCTGGCCCGCGTGGAGGTCAATCCCCTCACCGGCATCGACAAGGACAAGGCCCTCGAGATCGCCCGCGAGGCGAAGTTCCCCGAGGAGCTCGTCGAGAAGGTCGCCGACGTCTTCGTCAAGCTCTACGACGTCTACAAGGGCGAGGGCGCGACCCTCGTCGAGGTCAACCCGCTCGTCCGCACCGGCGCCGGCGACATCATCGCCCTCGATGGCAAGGTGACCCTCGACGACAACGCCACCGAGGTGCGCCACCCCGAGCACGAGCTGCTCGAGGACAAGGACGCCGCCGATCCCCTCGAGGCCAAGGCCAAGGCCGCCGGCCTCAACTACGTCAAGCTCGACGGTCAGGTCGGCATCATCGGCAACGGCGCGGGCCTGGTCATGTCGACCCTCGACGTCGTCGCGTACGCCGGTGAGAAGCACGGCGGCGTCAAGCCCGCCAACTTCCTCGACATCGGCGGCGGCGCCTCCGCCACCGTCATGGCCGCGGGCCTGGACGTCATCCTCGGCGACGAGCAGGTCAAGAGCGTCTTCGTCAACGTCTTCGGCGGCATCACGTCGTGCGTCGCGGTGGCCGAGGGCATCGTCAAGGCCCTCGAGATCCTCGGCGACGCCGCGAGCAAGCCGCTCGTCGTGCGCCTCGACGGCAACCAGGTCGAAGAAGGCCGGGCGATCCTCGCCGCAGCGAACAACCCGCTCGTGACCCTCGCCGCCGGTATGGACGAGGGCGCCGACAAGGCCGCCGAGCTGGCGAACGCCTGAGCCCCGGACGAAGAAGGACAACGAAATGTCGATCTACCTCAACAAGGACTCCAAGGTCATCGTCCAGGGCATCACCGGCGGCGAGGGCACCAAGCACACCGCGCTGATGCTGAAGGCGGGCACGAACATCGTCGGCGGTGTCAACGCGCGCAAGGCCGGCACCACCGTCTCGCACACCGACAAGGACGGCAACGCCGTCGAGCTCCTCGTCTTCGCCTCCGTCGCCGAGGCGATGGAGAAGACCGGCGCCGACGTGTCGATCGCCTTCGTGCCGCCGGCGTTCACCAAGGACGCCATGGTCGAAGCCATCGACGCCGGCATCGGCCTTCTCGTCGTGATCACCGAGGGCGTGCCGGTCGGCGACACCGCCGAGGCGTGGGCCTACGCCGAGAGCAAGGGCAACGCCACGCGCATCATCGGCCCGAACTGCCCCGGCATCATCACGCCGGGCGAGTCGCTGGTGGGCATCACGCCCGCCAACATCACCGGCAAGGGGCCGATCGGACTCGTGTCGAAGTCGGGCACCCTGACCTACCAGATGATGTTCGAGCTGCGCGACCTGGGCTTCTCGACCGCCATCGGCATCGGCGGCGACCCGGTCATCGGAACCACGCACATCGACGCCCTCGCGGCGTTCGAGGCCGACCCCGAGACCAAGGCGATCGTCATGATCGGCGAGATCGGCGGCGACGCCGAAGAGCGCGCGGCCGAGTACATCAAGGCCAACGTCACCAAGCCCGTCGTCGGCTACGTCGCGGGCTTCACCGCCCCCGAGGGCAAGACCATGGGCCACGCCGGCGCCATCGTCTCGGGCTCGGCGGGCACCGCGCAGGCCAAGCAGCAGGCCCTCGAGGCCGCCGGGGTCAAGGTCGGCAAGACGCCGTCCGAGACCGCCACGCTGATGCGCGAGATCATCGCCGCGCTGTAACGCCGGACGCACACGACGAAGGGTGGATGCCACGCGGCATCCACCCTTCGTCGTTTCGTCGTCTCGCGTGCGCCCGGCTCAGACCGCCTGAGGTCCGCCGCGACCGGGGCCGCCCGCGGGCTCGGGGGAGCGGGTGAGGGCGTCGACCAGCTGGGAGTCGATCTCGGTGAACGCCTCGGCCACCGCATGGGCCTGCTCCTTGAGGGCCGTGACCTCCTCGATCAGCTGGCGGCGCTTGTCGTCCCACTTGCCGGCGAAGTCGTCGGTCGCGTTCGCCAGCTCCGTGACCGGGATGGCGCCGGCGAGGGAGCTGGCGTCGGCCTGCGCCGACTCCAGCCGGCGCACGATCGTGGCGAGGTTGGTCGACACGCGCCCCACCTCGTCGATGTCGATCCTCAGTCGTCCCGACATGTCGAGTTCCTTTCGTCAGTCCTCGGGTGCGAGCCCGATGGCCCGCGCCAGTGCGTCGTAGTCCACGCGCAGCGCCTCGAAGCGCGCGATGTCGGGGTCCCCCGCGATCATCAGCACGTCGCGGTCGTCCAGGCGCCACAGCCAGTGGGTGATGGCCGTCAGAGCCCCCTGCTCGTCGGCGACGTGGCGGGTGGCGGTGGACCCCGGGCCCAGCCGGCCGTCGTCGAAGGCGCTGGGCTGCACGGGCCGCACGGCGGTGGCGTCGGCGACACCCAGCATCTGCTCGTCGGTGGCATCCGTGCGGGGCATCTCGTAGATGCTCGCGATGCCGAGCGCCTCGTGCGGGCGGGAGAAGTACGCGAACCGGTGCTCGTGCTCGTCGGCGCCGCGGGCGAGGCCCTCGGCGGTGGCCGCGACCCACTCCCGCATCGCGTCGTCGTAGCCGTATGCGCCGGCGAGGGCGTCGGCCAGGGCGTCCCGCCACTGCTCGATGCCCGCGAACCCCTCCCACGGCCAGGCGTCGGGGACGTACAGCCACAGGTCGCGGTCGAAGTCGACGTGCAGGGTCATGCTTCTCCTCCGGCCGCGGGCCACGTCAGGGCGTCGAGCATCGTGGTCATGAGCGTCGTCAGCGCCTCGGTCACGGGCGCGTACTCCGCGACCGGCAGGCCGGAGATCGACGCGTAGGCGACGAGGTAGGCGTCATGGCCGGGGACCCGCCAGATGTAGTCGATGCTGCGCAGCAGCACGACCGACTCGGGATCGGCGTCGCCGGGGTGCTGCTCATCGCGGATGCCGCGACGAGCGGGGCCCGCGTCGGTGTCCACCCGCTCGCCCCCGGGGGGAAGCTCCGGATCGGGGGCGGCCACGTGGCTGAGCACGAGGGACGTCGACACCGGCACCTGCCAGGGGATGCCCATGGGCATGGCGGCGGCGAACGCCCCGGTCTCGCGAGCGTCATCCAGCGCCGACGCGAGCGTGCGCTCGAGCTCGTGCACGAACGGGCCGATGCTGTCGCGGGGCCCGCTCTCCCAGGCCCCCGCGAACGCCGCGCGCGCCGTGGCGGCGTTGTCGTCGGTGACGGGGAAGAGCTGCCACCCGGGCGGCAGGATCATCTCGGGCCGGGGGAGCCGGCCGGCGGTGGTCGATGCCGGGCTCACCGGCGCACCGGCCGGCGCAGCTCGCGGATGTCGCGGACGTATTCGATCGCACCCCGGATGCCGAAGACCACCATGGCGACGAAGAAGGCGCCGGCCGCGGCGAACACGATCGACGACTGGGGCGCCTCGTATGCCACGGCGGCGATCAGCGTCGTCAGCAGGCCGACGAGGCTGATGATGCTCATGTCGAACCGCGCGCCCCAGAAGTAGGCGGGGAAGCGCGAGGGGAACGGCCACGTGATGACCGTGAGGGCGAGCATTCCCAGGGCCGGGAGCCACAGCAGCCAGAACGGCGGCTGGAAGAGGGGGAAGCCGGGGGCGGAGCCGATGATGCCGCCGTCGGCTTCGGAGGGGACGGTGCCCTGCGCGATGCCGATGATCGCGATGATCGCCAGCGGCAGCATGCCGAAGGCGACGACGCCCATCGCGGACCAGAAGAACACGCGGCCCGCCAGCCGCACCCTCGGGGACTTCTCTGCGGGCCGCTTGCCGCGGCTCTGCCTGCGGCGGGCGGGGGCGGGTCGGCGCCCTGCGGCGGAGGATGTCTTCGTCGCGCGATCTGTCACGTTACGACCCTACTTTCCAGGTGGCGGCATCCTTGACGTGCTGCCACCCGCCCAGGGCGCTGTCGATCACGCCGCTGACGGGGTTGTCCGGCAGCTGGCCCTCGAGGATCTCGGAGATCGGCGCGGCGACGCTCTGCACGGTGCCGGGCATGGTGGCGATCGTGCGCGTCAGGAACGCGTTCTTGATCGTGGCGATCTGGCTGCGCCCGATCTGCAGCAGCAGGTCGTCCAGCGGCCCGCCGGCTCCGGCCTGGGCGCGCTGGGCGACGCGCAGGAAGTGGGCGCTGGTGATGCCCTTGGCCCCCCAGACCTCCCGCGCCCACGCGGTCGAGGGCAGCTTCACGGGGCCGAGGGTGAGCCCGTTGCGCCCGCGCAGCACGCCGTTGAAGCTGCCGGTCACCGAGCGCAGCGCCGAACCGTGACCCTGCGCCGCCAGCCGCGCGACGCGGGTCCCCTTGAGGGCGTTCATCGTGGTGCCGAGCGCCCGCAGGGCCACCGCGGCCACACCGAAGGTGGCCACCGTGATGAGGTCGATCGCGAAGTCGACCCACGACATCTGGCCGGTCGCGGCGAGCACGAGACTCAGGCCCGCCGTCAGCGCGGCCGCGGCGATGGCGAAGGGCGCCAGCACGGGGATGAAGAAGCTCAGCACGGACAGCACCGAGGTGACGATGCGCAGCACGCTGTGGATGGCCTTGAGGATCTCGGCGTTCTCGGCCACCCAGCCCGAGAAGTTGTCCCACATCCCGTCGTTGAACCCGTCGCCGTCCATCGCGTCGCGCATGCGGGCGGCGGCATCCACGCCGGCGGTGCGCACGCGCTGCACGATCTGGGTGAAGCGCGCCTGCGCGTCGGCGGCGGCGGAGGACTGCGCGCCCTGGCGCTGCGCGAGCAGCATCAGGTGCTGGTTGAGGTCGACGGCGACCATGGGGTCCGTCGTGCGCTGGCGCTCCTCGCGGTAGCGGGAGATCTCCCGGTCGTAGCGCTGCTCCGCATCCGCGGCCTCCGCGTGGGCGCGCACGACGGTCTCGGCCTCGCGCTGAGCGCTTTCGAGGACCGTCGCGAAGGAGCTGAGAGCCTCACCCGCCTCGCGGTAGCGGCCCTCGAGGGACTCCAGCCGCGTCGCCGTCTCGCCGGCGTTCTCGGCCAGCTGGTCCAGCGCCTTGCTCTCGTGGTTGGAGGTGTCGGCGATCGCCGCGCGCAGGCCGGCGACGGCCTCGAGGATCGCGTCGGCGGTCGCGGTGAAGCGACCGGCACGTGACGAGATGGTGCCCGGGTCCCCCGGGATGGGGCCGATCTGGTCGGGCAGGGACATCAGTGCTCCTTCGGGTGGCGTGCGGCTCTCACTCTAGGAGCGAAGACGGCGGGTGGCCGATGGGGCGAACTCCCCATTGACGCTAGCGTGAGGGGATGTCGTTGAATGGTGAGTATCTGCCGAGCACATCGGAGTGGGCGCGCACGCAGGCCGAGCAGTACGAGGCGTCGGACGGCCGCGAGGCGAATACCCTGCGGGGGGTCCCCATCATCGTGCTGACCACGGTCGGAGCCAAGAGCGGGGGACTGCGCAAGACCGCGCTGATGCGGGTCGAGCACGACGGTCGGTACGCGGTGGTGGCATCCAAGGGTGGCGCCCCGGAACCGCCCGCATGGTACTGGAACGTGCGGAAGAACCCGCGGGTGGCGCTGCAGGACGGGGCCGTGCGGCGTGAGTACCTTGCGCGCGAGCTCGACGGCGACGAATACGCGCAGTGGTGGCGTCGGGCGGCCGCGGTGTGGCCCGACTACGACGCCTATCAGGAGAAGACCGACCGGCGCATCGCGGTGTTCGTGCTGGAGCCGGTCGAGGACTGAGCGGCGCGGCGCGCCGGCTCAGCCCTCGAAACCGGTCAGGCCAGCAGCGCCTCGATGGGGCCGCGGGCGAAGTACACCACGAAGCCGAGGGCGACCACCCACAGCAGCCAGTGCACCTTGCGCGCCCGGCCCGACAGCGCGTTGACGACGACCCAGCTGACGAAGCCCGCACCGATGCCGTTGGCGATCGAGTAGGTCAGCGGCATGACGGTCGCCGTGAGGAACACCGGCAGCAGCACGTTGAACTCCGAGAAGTCGATGTGCTTGATCTGGGCGAGCATCATCGCGCCGACGAGCACGAGCGCAGCGGCGGCGATGAAGCCGGGGACGAGGCCGGTGACGGGCGTCACGAACATCGCGAGCAGGAACAGCACGCCGGTGACCACGTTCGCGAGCCCCGTGCGGGCACCCTCGCCGATGCCGGAGCCCGACTCGACGAACACGGTGGCCGACGACGACGAGGTCGCGCCACCCACGACCGCACCGACGCCCTCGACGACGAGCGCGGACTTGATGCGGGGGAAGTCCCCCTTCGCGTCGGCGAGGTCGGCCTCCTTCGCCAGGCCCGTCATGGTGCCCATGGCGTCGAAGAAGTTGGTGAACACGAGCGTGAACACGAACATCAGCAGCGTGACGAAGCCCACCTTGGCGAAGTCGAAGCCGAAGTCCACGGCGCCGACGAGGCTGAGGTCGGGCAGGGCGAACAGACCGCCCGAGAGGCCGAAGTCGGCGAGGGGCGTGAAGATGTTGACGATCGCGGCGAGGATCGTGCCGCCGACGAGGGCGATGAGGATGGCGCCCTTCACCTTCAGCGCGATGAGGATGCCGCCGATGAGCAGGGTCACCACGAACAGCAGCGTGTCGATCGAGGCGATCGAGCCGGCGGTGCCGAGCTCGAGGGGCGTGCCCTCGCCGACGCGCACGAAGCCGGCGTTCACGAAGCCGATGAACGCGATGAAGAGGCCGATGCCGACGGTGATCGCCAGCTTGAGCTGCACCGGGACGGCGTCGAAGATCATCTTGCGCAGCCCGGTCGCCGCCAGCAGCACGATGATGAGGCCGTTGATGATGGTGAGGGCCATCGCCTCGCCCCACGTCACCTGCCCGACGACCGAGAACGCCAGGAAGGCGTTGATGCCCAGCCCCGCGGCGAACGCGAACGGCAGCCGGGTGACGATGCCGAAGAGGATCGTCATGAATCCGGCGGTGAGGGCGGTGCTCGCCGCGACCGCGCCGGGGGAGAGCACCGTGCCGTCGACGTCGGCCGTCGACAGGATGATCGGGTTGAGGATCACGATGTAGGCCATCGTCACGAAGGTGACGAGACCGCCGCGCACCTCCGTGCCGACCGTGGACCCACGTTCGGTGATCGAGAAGAAGCGGTCGAGTGCGCCCGTCGCGATGGCAGGCGTGGAGGCGGGCGGCTTCGCGCCCGGTCGGGTGGAGGTCATACCCCAAATGTATTGCGATTCGCTGTGAGTTCTGACACGCGTGACGCGCCCGGCGTCCGCGCGGGCCACAGAGCCGCCGCAGGTAGGGTCGACAGCGCATGAATCGCCTTCTCGTCGCCCTCCTCGCCGCCTTCGACGCCGTCCTCGCCGTCGCCGTCGGTCTCGTCGCCGCGCTCGCGCCGCTGACGCTGCTGTGGATCTTCGGCTTCGGAGCCGACGCTTCGTGGGCGGGTCTGTGGCCGGCTGCGGGGCGCATCTGGCAGCTCGGCCATCTCGTGCCGCTGGCCATCAGCCTGCCGGAGGAGTTCACGGTTCCCCTGGGCATCGACCCGGCCGCGGCGTCGTTCGCCATCTCGCTGGCGCCGCTCGCGCTGACGATGTTCACGGCGATCTTCGCCTTCCGTTCCGGTGCGCGCGCCGCCACCGCCGGCGCCTGGGTCGTGGGGGTGCTCTCCGGCGCCGTCGTCGTCGTGGCCGCAGCAGCGGCGGTGCTCGCCACGACCGGCAACGACATCGCCGGGGTCGAGCCGTGGCAGGCCGTGGTGCTGCCGGCCCTCGTGTATACGGTGCCGGCGCTGGGAGGTGCGCTGGCGGTCGCCTGGCAGAACGGCGATGACGGTGTCGTCGATGCCGTGCGCGTCGTGCTCGACCGCCGAGGTGGGGCGTGGCCCGACGTCCCGGGTCTCATCGCCCGAGGGACCGCGATCGTGCTGACCGCCCTCATCGGTGCCGGCGCCCTGCTGCTGGCCGTCGCCGTGCTGCTGCGGGGGTCGCAGATCATCGCCCTCTTCCAGTCCGCGCAGGTCGACGCCCTCGGCGCCTCGGTGTTCACCGTGGGCCACCTGGCCTATCTCCCGACCTTCGTGGTGTGGGCGATCGCCTTCATCGCGGGACCGGGCTTCGCGGTCGGTGTCGACACCGTCGTGTCGCCGGTGGGCACCCAGGTGGGGCTTCTCCCCGGCATC from Microbacterium sp. zg-Y625 includes these protein-coding regions:
- a CDS encoding ATP-dependent DNA ligase codes for the protein MYDIPAPMLAKSVPDVPGAPGYSFEPKWDGFRALVAFDGDEVEIGSRGAKPLTRYFPELVEAFARLLPEPCLVDGEIVVAVGEPGAQRLDWPALSQRIHPAASRVALLSAETPAMFIAFDLLARGDRDLQAEPFATRRAELVDLLHGVPDPVHVTRTTEDAARARRWLAEFEGAGLDGVVAKALDAPYSPGKRTMLKIKHARTADVVALGYRIHKSGEGVGSLLVGLYDDAGRLRNVGGVAAFSNARRRELVDELAPLVETDATGAAVTGETDRSRFSAAKDTSFVRLRPERVLEVRYDQLEGDRFRHTVQFERWRPDRDARSCTFEQLEAVAAYDLGDVLQ
- a CDS encoding aspartate:alanine exchanger family transporter, with product MRPVFEFLAAHPVLTVFLLVGLGSALGRIRIAGVSLGAIGVLFGAMGLTAWAVSTGVTIELPALIGDTGLVLFAFCVGLIAGPSFGHALRTAYPLLLVVAGFLVVAAAAGFVLGRAMGVSTLTIAGTFAGAVTNTPALAATGGSPEATVGYASAYVFGVVGPMLAVGLALRHRAGETGGHVPLVDKAVRIDTTDRPTARALRARYGGRITFSRLRTKGGGAMATVGPDTEMPPGGVVNVIGPQDAVEAVAAELGHTSSLDIVHDRSHLEYRRLILSNPQLAGRTLASLGLRERFGATVPRVRRGDADIIGEASLVLQQGDRLQVVAPRDAMPALTALIGDSERGISDINPVALGLGIALGLAIGAIQVPLPGGGVFALGPAAGALIVGLVFGRVRRIGPIVTTLPSTAANVLSEVGLVIFLAYAGTKAGSLIISAITSGEILRLLLLGFVITTIVVAGTYLVARHAMHTGGTRLAGVMAGTLTNPALLAFANLRTEYDTRVALAYTLVYPAAMVVKILLAQVLVAL
- a CDS encoding TetR/AcrR family transcriptional regulator is translated as MSDTDAVTTARTAVVAAALDLFAAQGFEATSVEQIAQAAGVSRSTFFRQFGGKDDVVFADHEVLLERLRAYLADDHADPWQAVCEASVTVYRHFAADPDLARRRYAVVRQVPALRDREIVTVFRYERLFDEYLRRAIPDLDPLDAVGFAALVTAVHNHVLRRLLRGPKRVPVSVLRSALDDALQRFGVAPTSPPAEDDIVVAVFPQRMPAAEVARRVQASLSR
- a CDS encoding FAD-dependent oxidoreductase — translated: MTALWKQDPRPVPTHPFERGAHHDVVIVGAGLTGLSTGVMLARDGFDVAVIDAGDIASGASGSNTGKVSLLQGSTLSTIRAHHPASLVHAYVEANRAGQEWILAFADAAGVPRTTHTAYSYAQSAAGVETVDAEHDAAREAGLPTRIVTADEVAGLPFPVARAVALDDQTALDPEDLTRALAAAFVAAGGTLHTGARVMGMSVLPRPEVRTSLGEMTAGQVVLATGIPIVDRGLTFAKVTGSRSYCVSFDTPGPVPEGLYLSVDGPTRSVRPVAEHGSRLIVGGNGHPVGRADSERRLVEDLVAWTHQYFPGAEPTHRWSAQDYTSHNRVPFVGVLPRGLGRVRFATGYAKWGLTNAPWAALRLAAEIRGQAREELPQWMAQIGTRLTMPGDLGRGIVENAKVAGAAARGWVGAERTSVPVPRPAEGEGVVAERRGRPVGISTVGGVTRAVSAVCSHLGGVVAWNDAERTWDCPLHASRFAPDGTRLEGPARTDLPCLAQRSDV
- the sucC gene encoding ADP-forming succinate--CoA ligase subunit beta; its protein translation is MDLYEYQARDLFEKYEVPVLAGIIADTPEEAKAAAEKIGGLVVVKAQVKTGGRGKAGGVKVAKTPDDAYAAAEAILGLDIKGHVVKRVMVAAGADIAEEFYFSVLLDRSNRSYLSLCSVEGGMEIEQLAVEKPEALARVEVNPLTGIDKDKALEIAREAKFPEELVEKVADVFVKLYDVYKGEGATLVEVNPLVRTGAGDIIALDGKVTLDDNATEVRHPEHELLEDKDAADPLEAKAKAAGLNYVKLDGQVGIIGNGAGLVMSTLDVVAYAGEKHGGVKPANFLDIGGGASATVMAAGLDVILGDEQVKSVFVNVFGGITSCVAVAEGIVKALEILGDAASKPLVVRLDGNQVEEGRAILAAANNPLVTLAAGMDEGADKAAELANA
- the sucD gene encoding succinate--CoA ligase subunit alpha; this translates as MSIYLNKDSKVIVQGITGGEGTKHTALMLKAGTNIVGGVNARKAGTTVSHTDKDGNAVELLVFASVAEAMEKTGADVSIAFVPPAFTKDAMVEAIDAGIGLLVVITEGVPVGDTAEAWAYAESKGNATRIIGPNCPGIITPGESLVGITPANITGKGPIGLVSKSGTLTYQMMFELRDLGFSTAIGIGGDPVIGTTHIDALAAFEADPETKAIVMIGEIGGDAEERAAEYIKANVTKPVVGYVAGFTAPEGKTMGHAGAIVSGSAGTAQAKQQALEAAGVKVGKTPSETATLMREIIAAL